One Chelonoidis abingdonii isolate Lonesome George chromosome 18, CheloAbing_2.0, whole genome shotgun sequence genomic region harbors:
- the CXCR5 gene encoding C-X-C chemokine receptor type 5 produces the protein MGPYSISMKSYDMNLLGEFSDYNDNDNTTRSYDDYFCPETVSSLASDPTHPFKKIFMPLVYLLIFLLGTLGNALVLIILERYKCARTTTENFLFHLALANLVLLLTLPFGVTESLTGWIFGTFLCKVLSAVHKINFYCSSMLLGCISVDRYLAIVYAIHTYRKRRVRSIHLTCLAIWFVSLVLTLPDLVLMEVWSDKSNHSVCNFQQVGIHGSNMWLATRFLYHIVGFFMPLLVMCYCYTAIVRTLCQSQRLQRQKAVRVAILVTGVFLLCWSPYHMVIFLDTLDKLETLPNDCALADQLGTSIMVTEVIGFTHCCLNPILYAFVGVKFRNDFFRILRDLGCISQETLQEILDVTRKSSGIESDTITSVSTF, from the coding sequence AATTTGCTGGGGGAATTCAGTGACTACAATGACAATGACAACACCACAAGATCCTATGATGACTACTTTTGTCCAGAAACAGTCTCATCACTGGCTAGTGACCCCACACATCCTTTCAAGAAGATCTTTATGCCCTTAGTCTACCTTCTGATATTCCTTCTGGGGACCTTGGGCAATGCCCTAGTATTGATCATCCTGGAGCGTTACAAGTGCGCCCGCACTACCACTGAGAACTTCCTCTTTCACCTAGCCCTGGCCAATCTGGTGCTATTGCTCACCTTGCCTTTTGGCGTGACCGAGAGCTTGACTGGCTGGATCTTCGGCACTTTCCTCTGCAAAGTCCTCAGCGCTGTCCACAAGATCAACTTCTACTGCAGCAGCATGCTGCTGGGCTGCATCAGTGTGGATCGCTACCTGGCCATAGTGTATGCTATCCACACCTACAGGAAGCGCAGAGTCAGGTCGATCCACCTCACTTGCCTGGCCATTTGGTTCGTCTCCCTGGTGCTGACCTTGCCCGATCTAGTGCTCATGGAGGTCTGGTCAGACAAGAGCAACCACAGTGTCTGCAATTTCCAGCAAGTTGGGATTCATGGCAGCAACATGTGGCTGGCAACCCGCTTCCTGTATCACATTGTGGGTTTTTTCATGCCCCTGCTGGTCATGTGCTACTGCTACACAGCCATTGTGAGGACCCTGTGCCAGTCTCAGCGGCTGCAGAGGCAGAAGGCCGTGAGAGTGGCCATCCTGGTCACAGGGGTGTTCCTACTCTGTTGGAGCCCTTACCACATGGTCATCTTTTTGGACACACTAGACAAGCTGGAAACCTTACCGAACGATTGTGCCTTGGCGGACCAGCTGGGCACCAGCATCATGGTGACAGAGGTAATTGGCTTCACACATTGCTGTCTCAACCCCATCCTCTATGCCTTTGTTGGAGTCAAGTTCCGCAACGACTTCTTCCGGATCCTCCGGGACCTGGGTTGCATAAGCCAAGAGACCCTGCAGGAGATCCTTGATGTGACAAGGAAGAGCAGTGGGATTGAGTCGGACACCATCACTTCTGTCAGCACCTTCTAG